A region from the Eptesicus fuscus isolate TK198812 chromosome 1, DD_ASM_mEF_20220401, whole genome shotgun sequence genome encodes:
- the LOC129149603 gene encoding EKC/KEOPS complex subunit LAGE3-like: MDCEAAVQAAGEEDAGCTASAGGPAGRPGDQGGTGDPTSHGLLSDLEGQYGPRGPTSPGGPDTQSDPCSPPGQCGPGAPDNQGGLASPGGPGDEETMGAAAIDAPTVARALRVPGPGGYAISMTAGPENQKKIFKLTVPFRCSLEAEMARITMDDGEEQNPQQTVQREIKIKGTVLSVKWIADDFDLLRVSVGSFLEKLSVVMQNIQCIWPFIPRRVNRARRAGAEPGDPN; the protein is encoded by the exons ATGGATTGCGAAGCAGCCGTGCAGGCCGCAGGCGAAGAAGATGCAGGTTGTACGGCTAGTGCAGGGGGGCCGGCCGGTCGTCCTGGAGACCAGGGTGGAACCGGAGACCCTACCAGCCATGGCCTCCTTAGTGATCTGGAAGGCCAGTATGGTCCTCGTGGCCCTACTAGCCCTGGTGGTCCCGACACCCAGAGTGACCCTTGCAGccctcctggccagtgtggtcctGGTGCCCCCGACAATCAGGGTGGCCTGGCTTCCCCGGGTGGCCCTGGAGACGAGGAAACCATGGGAGCAGCAGCCATAGATGCTCCCACTGTGGCACGGGCACTCCGTGTTCCTGGGCCAGGTGGCTATGCAATATCCATGACTGCAGGACCGGAAAACCAAAAGAAGATCTT CAAGCTCACTGTGCCTTTTCGGTGCTCGCTGGAGGCGGAGATGGCCCGCATCACCATGGACGACGGAGAGGAGCAAAACCCCCAGCAGACGGTTCAAAGGGAGATCAAGATCAAGGGCACCGTGCTCTCTGT CAAATGGATTGCCGACGACTTTGATCTGCTCCGTGTTTCCGTGGGCTCCTTCCTCGAAAAGCTTTCGGTGGTGATGCAGAACATCCAGTGCATTTGGCCTTTTATTCCCAGGAGAGTCAACAGGGCGAGGAGGGCTGGGGCCGAACCCGGCGACCCTAACTAG